The sequence CGACCCGGAACGGGAAGCCGAGCTTGGGCTCGCAGGATAGGACAAAAATGTCGCCGAGCAGGCCGCGGACGGCGGCCGGATCGATGTCGGCCCGGTCAGGGGCCCGCGCAGTGCCGCGCTTCTCGTCCCAATACGCGAAGAAGTCCCGGCTCGACCTTTGTTTCATGACTGAACGCTCGCCCCGGGGTGCGACCTCGCGGGACAAACCTGTCCCGCTTCAGTGCACCCGCGATCCCTTTGTTGTTGTGCAGGAGGGGCTTTGCAGCGTCTATGCCGTGGAGGCGTTTTCGCGTCCGTTAACGCCGCCTTTGCGCTGTTAACGTTAAATTAACTACGCGCTTTGCGCGCGTCCCGCCGCTGCTATGGTGACCGCTGTCGCAAGCCTCGCCGCTTTCATCCAGGTTCTCGGCGAGGCCTGTACACGGGCGTCAAACAGTTTGGCCGCGGGCCGGGGAGGGGTGGGGATACACCTTCATTCCTCCGGGATCGGAAGGCCAACACGGATAGGCAGGGCTTTCCCAGGGCCCTGCCTTTTCCTTTTGTGCACTTGCGCAACGCCGGCAAAGGCGACTATCTGCAAGCGGTACCGCTCCGATCGCGCCCGAAAGCGAAGCTGCCTTGGATTCCCCGCCACATTCTCCGCAAGACTCTCAGCCGGTCGTCGCTGAGGAAGCTCCGCGCGAGCCGATCCTGACGCTGCCGCTGGCGCTGACCGCCTATATCCTGCTGCTGGCGCTGATCCATCTGCGGGTGCTGCTGCCGCCGGAGCTGGAGAACTGGACCATCGACGTCTTCGGCTTCATCCCGAAGCGCTACGATTCCTCGCTCCTCAATTTGCAGATCCCGGGCGGGGCCGGGGCCAAGGTCTGCACTTTCGTCACCTATTCGCTGCTGCACGCCAATCTGACCCATCTCGGCTTCAACGTGCTGTGGCTGCTGCCGTTCGGCAGCGCGCTGGCGCGGCGCTTTGGCGCTGTCAGGTTCTTCCTGTTTCTGGCGGTGACGGCAGCGGCCGGCGCGCTCGCCCATCTCGTCACCCATGAGCATGCGGTGGCGCCGATGATCGGCGCCTCGGCCTCGGTGTCGGGGGCGATGGCGGCCGCGATCCGCTTCGCCTTCGTTCGCGGCAGCTTCCTCTCGTTCAGCCGCTCGGATGCCGATACCGCTGCAAAGGTTCCGGCGCTGCCGCTGTCGCGCGCACTGCGCGACGGACGGGTGGTCGGTTTCCTCGCGGTGTGGTTCGGCGTCAACATCATCTTCGGCGTCGGCGCGATCGGGATCGATTCCGAGACCACGAGCGTCGCCTGGCAGGCGCATATCGGCGGCTTCTTCGCCGGCCTGCTCTTGTTCGCGCTGTTCGATCCCGTGCCGCGCGTGCGAAGCGATGATGCTGCGGATGCGTCATCACGGGACGTTTCAGACCGCATTTGAAGCAGCGCTTGCGGCGCAGCCCGAATTCATCCATCATTTGCGAGAAGAATGTTCCGGAGCCACACGTCGTTAGCGGCGATGCTTCGCAAAGCGCCCGAGCATGAAACCGGCGCTGAAACTGTTAGTTGAAGACTCGCGAACAAGTCCGGACCGCGCAAAGCGGACGGCTCCGATTCAGGGAGGCGACAATGACGGTACGTTCCATTCTCAACGCCAAGGGCCACCAGATCATGAGCGTCGAGCCCGACGCCAAGCTGGCTGCCGCGGTCAAGCTGCTCGGCGAGAAGAAGATCGGCGCGGTGCTCGTGATGAACCAGAGCCGGCTCGAGGGCATCCTGTCCGAGCGTGACATCGTGCGCGTGCTCGGCGAGCGCGGCGCCAGCGTGCTGGAGGAGCCGGTCTCGGAGGTCATGACCCGCAAGGTCGTGACCTGCAAGGAGACCGACACCGTCGCCGAGCTCATGGAGATGATGACGACGGGCAAGTTCCGCCATCTGCCCGTGATCGACAACGGCAAGGTGGTCGGCCTGATCTCGATCGGCGACATCGTCAAGCGCCGCGTCCAGGAATACGAAGCCGAGCAGGAAGCCTTGCGCGACTACATCAAGACGGCCTGACCCGCCTCCGCGTCCGCCTCACTCGTCGGCTTTGGGCGCGTTGCCCGCGGGGGCCGGCGCGAGCACTTCGATCGCCTCCTGGATCGACTCCAGCGCGCGTTCGGCGGCGCGGGTGCCGTGTGCGATCAGGTCCTCGGCGCGATGGAAGTCGAACCAACCGAACTGGCCGACCCGGGGTATGATCAGCATATCCGGGGGATCGCCGGCGAGGCGCGCGCGGGTGATGCGGTCCTGCATGATGTTGAAGGCGTCGACCATCACCGAGGAGATGCCGGGACGTCCACCGCCGCCGAAGAACTCGCGCTTCATGGTCTTCTCGGGCGAGAAGAAACGCGGAAAGCGCCGCTTGGCGGCCGGCTCCTCGGCGACAGGTGCGATCGTCGCGGGCATCGCGCCGTGCGAATAGATCGTGGTGGAATGGGTGAAGACATCGCTGGAAAGGTTTGCGGCGATGACGATTTCGGCGCCGAGCGCGCGAGCGGCCGAGACCGGCACCGGATTGACCAGCGCGCCGTCCACCAGCCAGCGGTCGCCGATCAGCACGGGCGAAAAGATGCCGGGCAGCGCATAGGAGGCGCGCATCGCATCGACCACGCGGCCCCGCGTCAGCCAGATCTCGTGGCCGGTGCGGACCTCGGTCGCGACGGTGGCGAACTTGATCGGGAGATCCTCGATCAGGGTCTGGCCGATCGCCTCCTCGAGCCGGGTCGCCAACTTCTCGCCGCCGATCAGGCCGGAGCCGTTGAGACGAATGTCGAGATAGCCGAGGATGTTGCGCACGCCTTGCAGGCTGCGCCCCCACTCTTCCAGCGTGTCGAGCTGGCCCGCCGCATAGGCGCCCCCGACCACGGCACCAATCGAGGTGCCGACCACGACATCAGGCACGATGCCGTTGGCGATCAGGGTCCTCAGGATTCCGATATGGGCAAAGCCGCGCGCTGCGCCGCCGCCGAGGGCAAGACCGATGATCGGGCGCCGTGTGGTCCCGAGACCGACCTTGTCGCCATTCGAGCCGTTCGCACTGCGGCCCTTCAAGATATCAAGCACCAGACTCTCCTACCGGCCAGCCCTCATACCAGACTAGGCACCGCAACTCCGCTCCGCCAGAACGAGGGCCGAGCATGGTTTATACCGTTCGGGAAGCAGGGGGGCAGGAGTGTGGCGAAGGCCACCTGCCTCTCTTCTAATCACGCAGGCGTCAACAAGGTTCCAAAGTCCGTATTTCCCAGGCTTTCCAAGGCTTGAACCAAGGCTTGAATTTGCCGCGTTTTCGGTGAAAAGCAGGTGACATGACACGCGGGGGTGACGGCATCATCGGATGGCGGCGCAGCGGCAGGCTGCTGCCGGCGCTGATCGTTGCCGTGTGCCTCGCGATTTCGGGCCAGAACACAGCGCAGGCGCAGCTTTTCTCCGACCGGCCACCCCCGGTGCCCCCGGCATCGGTGCCCGACCCCGGCAACGCCATCCAGCTGGCACCCTCCGGACAGGCCGCCGGACCCCCGAGCCTGCCGCCGACCCTGACCCAGCCGGTGACGCCCAGCATGCCGCCCGCAGTCGCGACCGTGCCGCCGCCCGCGCCGCTCAACGCGGCCGTGCCCGGCCAGGGCGTGCTGTCGCTGACCGCGAAATACGGCAAGGACTCAGCCGCGATCACCAGCGGCCTGGTCTGGCGCGTGTTTGCCGATCGTCCTGACGAGAACGGCACCTTCAAGCTGATCAAGGAGGATCGGAACGCGACGCCCAACATCGTGCTGCCACCCGGCAATTACGTCGTGCACGTCGCCTTCGGTCTCGTCAGCGCGGTGCGCACCGTCAGCCTGAAGACGGAGACCGACCGCGAATCTTTCGTGCTGCCCGCCGGGGGCCTGCGCATCGAAGGCCGCGTCGGCACCAGCCGCATTCCGCAGAACCAGATCTCGTTCGCGATCTACAAGGGCAGCCAGTTCGAATCCGGCGAGCGCGCCTCGCTGGTGCCGAACGTCGCCGCCGGCGACGTCGTGCTGCTGCCGGAGGGCACCTATTACATCATCTCCAACTATGGCGACGCCAATTCGGTGGTGCGCTCGGACATCCGCGTCCAGGCCGGCAAGCTCACTGACGTCACCATCACCCACCGCGCCGCCGTCATCACCCTCAAGCTCGTCAGCGACCGCGGCGGCGAGGCGCTCGCCAACACCGCCTGGTCGGTGCTGACCCCCGGCGGCGACGTCATCAAGGAATCGATCGGCGCCTTCCCCCGTGTGGTGCTTTCCGAAGGCGAATACCGCGCCATCGCCAAGAACGAGGGTAAGGTCTATGAGCGCGGCTTCAACGTCGTGAACGGCGTCGACGGCGAAGTGGAAGTGGTGGCGCGGTAGTCTCCTGTCCCGGACGCGGTGCGGCGTGCAACGCCGCTCCGCAGAGCCGGGACCCAGGAAGCCCCACATTTATCTGATGGATGGGCCCCGGCTCTGCAGCGCACCGCTAAAGGAGCGCTGCGCTGCGTCCGGGACACGAGAGCAGAGTTCGCCCTCACTTCCGATACCGCAGCGCCTCCACCAGCACGGCAAAGGCCGGCGTCGGCTGCCGACGGCTCGGGTAATACAGGTGATAGCCCGCGAACGGTGCGCACCAGTCGGCGAGCACGTGAATTAGCCGTCCGTTGGCGATCTCCCGCTTGACCAAATCTTCCGGCAGGTAGGCGAGGCCAAGGCCGGCCAGCACCGCATTCATTCGCAACAGGCCGTTGTTGAAGATGAGCTGACCGTCGACGCGCACCTTCATCGCCCGGCCGCGCTTCTCGAACTCCCAGGCATAGATCCCGCCATAGGTCGGCAGGCGGATGTTGATGCAATTGTGTTCGGTGAGATCGTGCGGCCGTTTCGGCTTCGGCCGCGCGGCGAAGTAAGCAGGCGCGCCGACGACGGCCATGCGCATCTCCGGCCCGATCCGCACCGCGATCATGTCCTTGGCAACCTGCTCACCGAGACGCACGCCGGCGTCGTAGCGCTCGGCGACGATGTCGGTCAGTCCGTTGTCGAGGACGAGCTCGATCTTGACGTCGGGATAACGCGGCATCAGCCTTGCGAGCGTAGGCCAGAGGATTGTCTGCGCTGCGTGCTCACCGGTGGTGATGCGGAGGGTGCCGGACGGTGTGGCGCGCAGCGCGGTCAGCGCCGACAGCTCCGCCTCGATCTCGTCGAAGCGCGGCGCGACATTGCGCAACAGCCGCTCGCCGGCCTCCGTCGGCGCGACGCTGCGGGTCGTGCGGGCGAGAAGCCGCAATCCGAGCCGTTCCTCGAGCGCGCGCACCGTATGGCTGAGCGCGGATTGGGATACGCCGAGTTGCGCGGCGGCGCGGGTAAAGCTGCGCTCGCGAGCGACCGCGAAAAAGGCGAGGAGGTCGTTGACATCGGCGCGGGGCATTCATGAATCCAGATCATGAGTTCATGTGGGTTTTATCACCTAATCCCGGGCGGGCGCGCGACCTAAATTGCAGCTGAGTTGATTTCAAGGAGAGATGCAATGCAAACACGTCAACTGGGCAAGAGTGGCCTCGAGGTCTCGGCACTCGGCCTCGGCTGCATGGGATTGAGCTACGGCTACGGCCCCGCGACCGCGACATCGCAGGCGATCGCGCTGATCAGAACCGCCTTCGAGCGCGGCGTGACTCTCTTCGACACTGCCGAGGCCTATGGGCCATTCGTCAACGAGGAGCTTCTCGGCGAAGCACTGGCGCCATTTCGGAACAAGGTGGTGATTGCTACCAAATTCGGCTTCAAGGGCGGCAAGGTCGAAGCGGGGCTCGACAGCACCCCCGCCAACGTCAAGGCGGTGGCGGAGGCCGCACTGAAACGGCTGAAGACGGACCGCATCGATTTGTTCTACCAGCACCGGGTCGATCCCGAAGTGCCGGTCGAGGACACTGCCGGCGCGGTGAAGGAGTTGATCCGCGACGGCAAGGTCCTGCATTTCGGCATGTCGGAGGCGAGCGCGCAGAGTATCCGTCGAGCGCATGCGGTACAGCCGGTTGCCGCATTGCAAAGTGAATATTCGCTGTGGTGGCGCGAGCCGGAGCAGGAAATTTTGCCGACGCTCGAGGAACTCGGCATCGGCTTCGTTCCCTTCAGTCCGCTCGGCAAGGGGTTTTTGACCGGCGCGATCAACGAGAGCACGACGTTCGACAGCGGCGATTTCCGCAATATCGTCCCGCGCTTCTCATCCAGCGCACGAAAGGCCAATCAGACGCTGATCGGTCTGCTCGGCGAGATCGCGGCCGCGAAGAAGGTGACGCCGGCGCAGATCGCGCTGGCCTGGTTGCTCGCGCAAAGGCCGTGGATCGTGCCGATTCCCGGCACCACCAAGCTGCACCGGCTCGAAGAGAATCTCGGCGCAGCTGCGGTGACGCTGTCGCAAGCGGACCTCACGGCCATTGCAGAGGTGCTGGCCAAGGTCGAGGTGCAGGGCGACCGGTATCCCGCGCATCTCCAGGCGCGAGTCGGACGTTAGATGCTGTGATGGGAGGCCGGTGAGCATTCGCTCACCGGCCTCCGCCTCCAGTGCTCCAGCTCTGTCGGCGCTAGCAGCAGCGCGGCGAGAGGTTGAGTGACACCGGCAGCATCAGGTTATTCCATAAGCGCGTCGCCACTTCGTCACAGCCGGTGCAAGATAGGTATCTCGACAAATCAATTTCATTCTCTTTCCGTCTTGCTAAGCTATATGTCGGGCATCGGTCCAAGGGGGAAGTCGGGCAGCCTTGCCTGCGGGACCGGCACGGAAGCAGGGGACCAAGCCCGTCGGCATGTTCGAAGTGATCCTTACCAAGCGCAAACGGTTTGGCTGGCGGTGGCAGGTGTGTGACCAGTCCGGCAAGGTATTTGCCGACGGTTTCGAGCGCACCCGGCCGTCCGCCAAATATCAAGGTGAGCGCGCATTGTTCTTCCTGTTGTCCCAAGCCTATCTGCGCAACCGCTCCGCGGCGTCAAGCGAGGAGTAGCCTCACACGTAGCGCCGGGCTACGTCCGAAGCCGTTCGCTAGCCCGGATTGCGCTGCGTTCCATGCGGGCTACGAGAGCTTGCGTTGCCCGTCGGGCAAAACACGCAAGCCGTAGGGCAATCCGCGTGGCCAAAAATATTCCACTTTACCGAAATTCGGAAATGACGTATGTGTCGGCGCAACCCGGCCCAAGGAAAAGGGGCGTATCGCGATCGTCACGAACGCGGGCCGGGCGGCGGTGGACGCAGGTGACATCGGCGCGGAATGGTTTCGCAGGGCGGGCAACCGTGAGCGAAAGGCCTCGCGCGCACGACCGGTGTGATCGGCGTACGGCAAAATCGTGTGGTCCTGGCGCCCGGGGTCTGTGCGCCAAGTGTTGCGGTGATGTGCCGGCCCGACCGGGTCCGTGCATCGCTCATCCGCAACGCGACGGGGGCAATAGTGCATCGCTCCCCGGGGAGAGCACGACATAAGCCGTAAAACCACTGCGCAGGGAAGGCCGGTTGTTTTGGCTTCACCTGTATGCCGCTGTGCAAATTCTTTGTTGCCACCTCGCACAGTGGACCGTGGGTGCCCGGCCGGCACCCGGTCTTCCCTGCGCCCTCTTTCAATTGAGGGTGAGGCATCGAGGCAAAGCTCGGGCGAGCAAGCCGCGAGGACGCGAACCTGTGTCTGCAGGTCCACGCATCGCATTTCAAGCAACCGTCATAGTGTCTAACGCCCACTAACCAACGTCTGACTTAAAACTGTCATAATCGCTAAATTGGAACTCGCTTCTGCGTCCTTTTACACGCCATTAAGCCGGCCGGCATTTGGATGCGCGGGGAATGTGCGTTGGGGACTGCAATGAGTGCCGCGAAGAAAGCGTCGGGAAAACCGGCCACCGAAATGTTTGACGACATCCCGGTTCTTCAACGCAAATGGCGTGCCGCGTTGAAACCGGGAGACCGGCTGCCGCGCTATGAGGACGTGATGCTCGGCAGCCTCGGACGGCTTGCCGACCATATCGCGCTATTGAAGAACGACGGTGCGCTCGAGCTGTCGCGCAGCGGACGCTATGTGCAGAAATGGCTCGGCGAGGAGCGCTGGGACATTCCGGTCGCCGAGCTCCCGCCCGATTGCGCCACGGCGCTGTCGGAAGCGGTGGCGAGCGCGGTCCAGAATGGCCGGCCGCACCACGCGAGCGCGCATTGCGTGCGCGACGGCATGGTCCGGACCTACGACGTGCTGGCGCTGCCGACGTCCTCGCGCTGGGGCGCGACGCTGGTCGGCGCCTATGTCAACGAGCGCGGCGCCCAATACAATCTGCTCGATGCGATCTTCTCCTCGACCGACGACGCGGTGGTCTCGCTGGCGACGTTGCGCGATGCCGAGGGCAAGCCGTTCGATCTCCAGGTCGTGCATCACAACAAGAGCGCGGCGGCGCTGCTGAACGCCGCGAAGGGAAGCCTGTTGTGGCGCCGGATCGGCGAGGGCAGCACGCTGCTGGCCTCGTCCGAGGTCATGGAATTCCTGCTCAAGGCCGTCGCGGGCGGCCGCGGCGAGCAGCTCGAGATCGAGAGCGATGGCCGGTATCTGCGCCTGAGCGCCACCGCCTTCGCCGACGTGGTCTCGCTGACGATTTCCGACGTCACCGCCCTGAAGCGCCGCGACGCGTCGTTCCGCCTGCTATTCGACAACAACCCGATGCCGATGTGGGTGTTCGACGCCGAGAGCAAGCAGTTCCTCAGCGTCAACGACGCCGCGGTCCAGCATTACGGCTACAGCCGCGCCACCTTCCTGCGCATGAAGCTGCACGAGATCTGGCCGCAGGACGAGTGGGACAGTCACGCCGAGGCGCTCGAACGCGTCGGCGACACCTATCATTCCTCACGCAACTGGCGGCATCTTCGCGCCGACGGCAGCGAGATCGAGGTGCTCACCTTCGGCCGCCGCGTCGCCTTCGACGACCGCGACGGCTACCTGGTCGCGGTGGTCGACATCACCGAGCGGCGCAAGGCCGAGGCGCGGATCGCCCACATGGCGCACCATGACGGGCTCACCGACCTGCCCAACCGCGAATATTTCCAGGAACGGTTGAAGCAGGCGCTCGACCAGGCCTCGGGAAAACGCGTCGGCGTGCTCTATATCGATCTCGACCTGTTCAAGAACATCAACGATTCCTTCGGACATCCGTCGGGCGACCGCCTGCTCAAGGAGGTTGCCGAACGTCTCACCACGGCCGTCCGCGGCGCCAATCTCGCGGCACGGCTCGGCGGCGACGAATTCGCAGTGATCCTGGCGGCCGACGTTTCGCCGAACGAGGCCAGCGCCTGCGCGACCTTGCTGATCGACATGCTGCGCGCGCCCTATGAGATCGATGGCCAGGAGATGGTGATCGGTGCCAGCATCGGCATCGCGCTGTCGCCGGGCGACGGCACGACGTCGGAAGAATTGATGCGCAATGCCGACATGGCGCTGTATCGCGCCAAGTCGGAGGGCGGCGGCGTACACCATTTCTTCGAGCGCGAGATGGACCTCCAGGCGCAGAAGCGCCGCAACATGGAGCTCGATCTGCGCCGAGCCTTTGCCAATGGCGAATTCGAGCTGCACTACCAGCCGCTGGTGTCGATCGCCTCCGACCGCATCTCCGGGTTCGAGTCGCTGCTGCGCTGGCGTCATCCCGACAAGGGCATGATCTCGCCGGCGGAGTTCATCCCGGTCGCGGAAGACATCGGCCTGATCTCGCAATTGGGGGAATGGGTGCTGCGCGAAGCCTGTGCGGAGGCGGTGAAATGGCCTTCCGACATCAAGGTCGCGGTGAACCTGTCGCCGGCGCAATTCCGCAGCCGCAACCTGGTTCAGGTCGTGATCTCGGCGCTGGCACAATCCGGCCTGTCGCCGAAGCGGCTCGAGCTCGAGATCACCGAGTCGATCTTCCTCGCCGAGACCGATGCCAATCTCGCGATCCTGCACCAGTTGCGCGAGCTCGGCGTCAGCATCTCCATGGATGATTTCGGCACCGGCTATTCCAGCCTCAGCTATCTCCGCAGCTTCCCCTTCGACAAGATCAAGATCGACCGATCGTTCGTGAAGGATCTCGCACAGCGGCCCGATTGCGTCGCGATCGTGCGCGCGATCTCCGGGCTCGGCCGCAGCCTCAACATCACCACGACCGCGGAAGGCGTCGAGACCGAGGACCAGCTCGACTGGCTCCGCGCCGAAGGCTGCAACGAGGTGCAGGGCTTTCTGTTCAGCGCGGCGCGGCCTGCCGCGGAGATCGCAAAACTGCTCGCCGATTTCGGCCAGCGCGCCTCACGGGCGGCGTAGCGCCTCCGGATAGCAGTCATAGACCAGCGCCTTGAACGCAGGCGTGATGCGGCTGCGCTCGTTCTGGGTCTGCTGCATCATCAGGTAGACCATGTCGAGCTTGGGATCGACGCCG comes from Bradyrhizobium diazoefficiens and encodes:
- a CDS encoding rhomboid family intramembrane serine protease, translating into MDSPPHSPQDSQPVVAEEAPREPILTLPLALTAYILLLALIHLRVLLPPELENWTIDVFGFIPKRYDSSLLNLQIPGGAGAKVCTFVTYSLLHANLTHLGFNVLWLLPFGSALARRFGAVRFFLFLAVTAAAGALAHLVTHEHAVAPMIGASASVSGAMAAAIRFAFVRGSFLSFSRSDADTAAKVPALPLSRALRDGRVVGFLAVWFGVNIIFGVGAIGIDSETTSVAWQAHIGGFFAGLLLFALFDPVPRVRSDDAADASSRDVSDRI
- a CDS encoding CBS domain-containing protein → MTVRSILNAKGHQIMSVEPDAKLAAAVKLLGEKKIGAVLVMNQSRLEGILSERDIVRVLGERGASVLEEPVSEVMTRKVVTCKETDTVAELMEMMTTGKFRHLPVIDNGKVVGLISIGDIVKRRVQEYEAEQEALRDYIKTA
- a CDS encoding patatin-like phospholipase family protein, translating into MLDILKGRSANGSNGDKVGLGTTRRPIIGLALGGGAARGFAHIGILRTLIANGIVPDVVVGTSIGAVVGGAYAAGQLDTLEEWGRSLQGVRNILGYLDIRLNGSGLIGGEKLATRLEEAIGQTLIEDLPIKFATVATEVRTGHEIWLTRGRVVDAMRASYALPGIFSPVLIGDRWLVDGALVNPVPVSAARALGAEIVIAANLSSDVFTHSTTIYSHGAMPATIAPVAEEPAAKRRFPRFFSPEKTMKREFFGGGGRPGISSVMVDAFNIMQDRITRARLAGDPPDMLIIPRVGQFGWFDFHRAEDLIAHGTRAAERALESIQEAIEVLAPAPAGNAPKADE
- a CDS encoding LysR family transcriptional regulator, coding for MPRADVNDLLAFFAVARERSFTRAAAQLGVSQSALSHTVRALEERLGLRLLARTTRSVAPTEAGERLLRNVAPRFDEIEAELSALTALRATPSGTLRITTGEHAAQTILWPTLARLMPRYPDVKIELVLDNGLTDIVAERYDAGVRLGEQVAKDMIAVRIGPEMRMAVVGAPAYFAARPKPKRPHDLTEHNCINIRLPTYGGIYAWEFEKRGRAMKVRVDGQLIFNNGLLRMNAVLAGLGLAYLPEDLVKREIANGRLIHVLADWCAPFAGYHLYYPSRRQPTPAFAVLVEALRYRK
- a CDS encoding aldo/keto reductase, which gives rise to MQTRQLGKSGLEVSALGLGCMGLSYGYGPATATSQAIALIRTAFERGVTLFDTAEAYGPFVNEELLGEALAPFRNKVVIATKFGFKGGKVEAGLDSTPANVKAVAEAALKRLKTDRIDLFYQHRVDPEVPVEDTAGAVKELIRDGKVLHFGMSEASAQSIRRAHAVQPVAALQSEYSLWWREPEQEILPTLEELGIGFVPFSPLGKGFLTGAINESTTFDSGDFRNIVPRFSSSARKANQTLIGLLGEIAAAKKVTPAQIALAWLLAQRPWIVPIPGTTKLHRLEENLGAAAVTLSQADLTAIAEVLAKVEVQGDRYPAHLQARVGR
- a CDS encoding putative bifunctional diguanylate cyclase/phosphodiesterase, whose product is MSAAKKASGKPATEMFDDIPVLQRKWRAALKPGDRLPRYEDVMLGSLGRLADHIALLKNDGALELSRSGRYVQKWLGEERWDIPVAELPPDCATALSEAVASAVQNGRPHHASAHCVRDGMVRTYDVLALPTSSRWGATLVGAYVNERGAQYNLLDAIFSSTDDAVVSLATLRDAEGKPFDLQVVHHNKSAAALLNAAKGSLLWRRIGEGSTLLASSEVMEFLLKAVAGGRGEQLEIESDGRYLRLSATAFADVVSLTISDVTALKRRDASFRLLFDNNPMPMWVFDAESKQFLSVNDAAVQHYGYSRATFLRMKLHEIWPQDEWDSHAEALERVGDTYHSSRNWRHLRADGSEIEVLTFGRRVAFDDRDGYLVAVVDITERRKAEARIAHMAHHDGLTDLPNREYFQERLKQALDQASGKRVGVLYIDLDLFKNINDSFGHPSGDRLLKEVAERLTTAVRGANLAARLGGDEFAVILAADVSPNEASACATLLIDMLRAPYEIDGQEMVIGASIGIALSPGDGTTSEELMRNADMALYRAKSEGGGVHHFFEREMDLQAQKRRNMELDLRRAFANGEFELHYQPLVSIASDRISGFESLLRWRHPDKGMISPAEFIPVAEDIGLISQLGEWVLREACAEAVKWPSDIKVAVNLSPAQFRSRNLVQVVISALAQSGLSPKRLELEITESIFLAETDANLAILHQLRELGVSISMDDFGTGYSSLSYLRSFPFDKIKIDRSFVKDLAQRPDCVAIVRAISGLGRSLNITTTAEGVETEDQLDWLRAEGCNEVQGFLFSAARPAAEIAKLLADFGQRASRAA